The following is a genomic window from Corvus hawaiiensis isolate bCorHaw1 chromosome 5, bCorHaw1.pri.cur, whole genome shotgun sequence.
GGTCTCGTGGCTGACTTGTTTTCCTGACTCTCACCAGTCTCTGGTGCCCTCCAGCTTGGCTGGctgagctggggacagcagaggcTTGGAAGCTCAGTGTCCGACAGTCGCACCGATGTTAGGAAGCAGATGCCGTCATGTGTACCCACAGAGTTAGCGAGACCAGAACTGCCGTGTATCTACGGCTGTCAAGGCTTTACTGTCTCTTGGTGTGCGTGGGGCCACGTCCATGCTCACATACCCACTTCTCATGGAGTGCCTGTTGATGTGAATCAGAACTGGGTGGTCAGGTTGCCTTCTGTACCTGATACAACACAAGTGCTGTGGGGCTGTTTGTTGTTTATCTCTTTTCCTTATTTGTAGATGCTAATGAAAAAGGTGATAActgaggaaatgggaaaaatacatttattggTATATAAACAAAGGAATTCGTGATTTTTATGGGGCGGTCTGTGTGTAAATCACTTGCTACGCTGTGCAGTGAATAAATGCCATAATTCTATCTGCTTGGGTTTATTAAGTCAAAGCTGGAGACATCCTTCAAACCAACTGATACAGTAGTTAACTTCCGCTTTAAATGAAGCTATGTGTAAAGTGgaaacattatttatttcttattcGTAGGGATTGTGTGCCACAACTACTGTATTTGTCTAGTGCTGTTCATTATTGCAGAACAATACCGTCTGTGGACAATTTCACTTTAAGAAcatttgaataaataaataaaatttttgttcAGTTCCATCGGCAGGCATACTGGCTAAAAGGGTAGTGTATCTCTGGTGCTGGGAAGCAACGATTAAAATTGTTCTACAAACTTAAACCTTCCAGTCTTAAGACAGTTCTGTTTGGTGGGCATCCCATGAAGGTACATGACACATACCTGATGTGTTACTTTTCTCCAAATGGTTTAGGGAGTGGGACAAAGGTTAACTAAAATGTCTTGTTCAAGAGCTTCCCCAGAACATGAGAAGAAAGTCTTTGTTCTCTCTCACTCAAGTTCTCTTCAGGTGCCTTTCCAGTGAATTTCCTGTGGTTTTAGTTGTAGATGTGTTGAACACTTCAAATACAGAGCCTAccagagcagctgagagctCCCCTcaatctttgaaaaaaaaagttgggaaAAAATGTGAGTGCCTTCAGGCCTCCTACCTCACACTGCCTGGCTGTAAAGTAGTATAGTCCAACCTGAACTGTGAAGGCCATCCAGTTTTAGGAGAATGATGGCTTCCTTGGGACcttgagtggttttttttccctgtcaacTGAGTAATCTGCTTGagatccacaaaggcaggatcCTTTCTCTCTTGTCTGGGAAGCTCTTTTTCCCAGCTGAGCTTTGTATTAATCCAGCTTGGTGTCCTCTGCTTGGCACAGCGTTCAGTAATTCAGACTGTGATTTGCAGTGCTGTGAGCATGCAGTGTGTCTGCACAGGGCAGAACACTGGCATCTCATCTTTATTAGGATGGCATTTATCTTTGGGGAAAGTACATTCATCAAATCATCCTAATAGCAGTGTGTCTTGTGGCTCAGCAAAAACGGCTTTGGCAAAGAAGTCACAAAGAGTAATTGGGAACTCTAAAAATCTACAAAATCCTTACACCACAGACATAGTTCACTTGCTACATattctaaaatgaaatatttgcatttaccTGGAGAAGAGGTTTGAGTTTCAGGTCCCTGAGATGGtgtccatgattctgtgaaatcatACATACGTTTGCTGGTCAAATTAGTGTAAAAGATCATGAAAGcatttatgctttttttcctttctaagcACAAGTGTTTCAATTTGGTTTGGGTGATCTGGTGCTTAATTCTAGTGAAGAATAGTGCTTTCTTTTAATAGCACTGCTTGTTCTGTTTCAATATGGcttcataaaataaatttatgtttGCTCCATGGATCGATCACTGCTGCATGTAACAATAGGGATGCTGGAGCTTAACTCCTGCGAGAAGAAACTATTTGTCTGATGCTATAAAGCAACAGTAAAAGTTGCTTCTACAGGGTTAGCAGTTCCCAGTTTTGGAGAGCAAATCCTGGGGAAGGGGAATGAGATGTGGCCTCCTCCAGATGAGTTGCCAGAATTCAGGAAACCACACTAGTCCATTGTCTGCAGCATGCTGGGCTGGTCAGACACTGACTTGTGCTGGTCTTGGAGAGGGGGGAGGTGGGCTGAGTGTCACCTATGTTTGGGAAAGGGAGTTTGAATGGGGGAGTACTGGCTCAGCATGGAGCCTTTAATGGCTGCCTGCTGGAGAAGCAAAAGTTTGTGTTCCTCCCTTTGCCCCTCCAACCCTGTGTGCTGCCATCCTCCATTGCCACTATGTTTTTTTGTGATGGGGggcaggaaaggagagaggagaaaaggattCTGAGCAAGTATGTCTGAACTGGGGAGAAGAGGTGTGTATTTTATCCTTAGTGATGTTGGGGattgcagggggaaaaaaagcttgagAATTGTTGTACTGAACTAAATTACTACTTCTTTTGATTTTTAGACTGGCAAGtccgtccccccccccccccaattctGCTATTTtgtactattaatcctaaaatATCCAGGACTCTTTGGCAGCAATGCCTAGATCCATGCCTGGCTTTTTGTTCTATAGCTGCTAAATTACTCGTAGTTCTCTTGTATTACTCTTCCCCAGTCCGGAAGACtagtttgattttcttttttttatcattattctGTGTTTAAATTTGTTCTGGCTTCACCCACTTCTGAAGATTTAATCTGACTTCTGCATCTCCAGGCATTATCATAAATGCATGTTATAACAACCAGAGCAAGTAGGGTAAATCCAATACCTTAGGTACATTTTATGTGGAACTTTAGCATATTTTTGCATTCAACTAACACTGGGACTTTTTCATGTTCTTGAAGCTCTATTCCACCTTTGGGGaaggtaatttttattttactgtttatgTAAGATTTGTAGAAAATTTAAGAAATGCACATGGGCTTGTGGAGAGTGGGATAATACCTCAAGAGACTCTCAGAATGGATTtcctgcatttaaaattatgctCTTTAGGTAATATGTTAAATACATTAACATTTAGGTGATGTCTGTTCTCCACTTTTAAGAACACATATGCAGTTTAGCGGACAAACATTTGGAATTCACTGCAACTCTTTTCAAGATGGTTCTTCTTTGGAAGACATGATGTCTGCTTTGAaatttcagtgtcttttttATTAAAGGAGAATTCTTAGTAAGAGATACTATTCTGTCTGCAATAGTAATGTTTCTTATTAGACACAGAGGATCAGATCTCTGTGTATAAAGGACCAATGATTGTAAAGGACTGGCCTCTTTGAAACAAGTAACCAGTCTTTGCATGTGCATCGGTGAAAACAAATAATGTAAGAAAACTCTTATAAATACTTCTCTATGACGTATAAGATGATAGATATATAGAAGGATAGAtgatacacatatatacatatttgcAAGATTAGagcctgaaaaagaaaataaattctattgAAAACCctagaaagaagggaaaagtgtattttagtgaaagaaaatttcatGATTCAATACAAACTTTGTTttttgcagaggcagcaggattGTGACTTATACTTACACAGTCAGCAACTGGAACAATGCCAGATTCTGAAAGTAAATTGGTGTCTTCACATGAGGTTGTTGTAAATCGTACTTCAGACTTGAGTGAAATGAaaattccagctgaaaaaaGATCTGCTGAAAAAAGAACAGTGACTCACGTTGAGAAGAATGGCTATCCTGATTCCATATACATAAATGCAGCTAAGATTTTTCAAGGCATTCATACTGAAAAGAGTAAGGATAGAATGCTTGTGCAGTATGGCGATAACTCAGAATCTCCCATGATGGCTTTTAAAGATGAGCATTCCAGGCGTGTATCTTATGAACTGGCTTTCAATGCTCTAAAATGTAAGTACAAAACTTGCCCAAGAATGGCCAACAGAAAGGatgcagcagagaaaacatggaaaaacaaatgttcAGTGTCTACCTGACAGCAGAGATCTGGGGAAATTTTTGTTAAACTGCAGGTTGTTATGGCATCACAGATtcatagaatattctgaattggaAGGCACCTACAACGATCATCAAGAATGGCCCATAAGGGGATTGAAGCCACATccttggtgttattagcaccCTGCTCTGACCAGCGGAGCTCATCTCAGTGGTTCTTTTTGGATCCTAATTATGGATGAACATTTGCATTTACTAGACTACTCATATCCCTCAAATCTTTAAATATAGCTAAGTGTTATTAGCAATTGTGAAATCAAACCCTACTATTTTTCATGTAAATGAATTACATAGAGTTGCTATGTTGGTGATTGAATTTGCCCTCAATTTTCATGATGTTTAAAATTACAATTCGGTGACTTACAAGATTTACTTCCATAGAATCTTGTAGATAGTGGCATAAGTTGtcaacattttctcttttttacagATCAAGATCTTCTTGAACAAATCTTGTTAGATAGTAGTGCTTACCCATGCTACTCAATAGTAAGTGAACATTTTTGtgaggaatttttattttctgtgttgatGTAATTAGTGTATTTTCTGAGGATTCTACAACAGTCTTCAAAACAACCTTTGTTGTTTTGAACTACATGACCACCTTAGACTGAAATATTGCTGACCTTTTAACATAGTTGTCTAAAGCATCCATCTCCAAAGTACGTTGTGAGATTCTGTTGCACCTTATTGCTGGGAGTCAAACCTTCAAAGACAAGGTGGGAGAGCAACCCATGAACTTTTACTGCAGTGTAGTACTTGCTCAGTGATATTGTCCATGTCCATGtgctttccttcccagctgtgtccccttgtgagcagggaaaaaaaatgtttccttcctGTCCTTGGGAGCTGGAAAACATGGAGTGAACCCCATCAGACAAAAAAATGCATTGACCCCGTGTTTCATTTCCTGGGCAAATGGTACTGTATACAAATACTGTACTAGCAAAAACTGATCCAGTTTACTCTCTCAACATGTTTTCCTGCTTTGACATGGAAAGAAATTCTAGAGCTGGCAGAATATTCTGCTGTTCCTTCCAGTCTTGTTTGATGCCTTTGAAAATTGCAAGATAAACTTGAGCTGATACTGGTTGTGGAGGTTGATGTGAGCAAGCAAATGATCTAACACATTTATCTTTGCCTTATTTTTGCAAGGAAGCAAGACTTTCATGCTAACATTTTGTGTTTGGTGGTATTTCCCTAATAACTTGAGTTTTCTAACTAATTTTGGTCATATTTGTGAGAAGGTGAGAATTTTAGAAGGCATAATAACTGTAAGAATTTAATGTAAAGAAGTAGACAGTAGTAACTGAAGTGCAGTAATTATTGTCCTTAAGCAGGAGATGCTCCCTGGTTTAAACATTTAGACAGAGAAAGGAGATTTTGTATATATCCCAAAAGTAGAAGGGTTATTATAATTGAGTATATTGGTTGCTACACATGGAAGAATCCCACAAGAGAGGAATTGATAGACAAGAAGTTTTTGTGAGCTTACCTATTTAACAAACTACttaatgaagagaaaataatttcaaagtttCAATTCTGATAACATTAGAAGTTAAGATACAGTATTTTATCTGTGTGCATGgagaatgtttttaattttgataaTCTAAATAATTTACAAGTTGTGTatttgagtttttaaaaaaatattttttaaagaagtgtttTATTAACTCTCCAAAAGGAATTACTTTCCTATTCTTACAAGTAAGCATTTAAGGGTTTTTAATGCCTTTTACATGGGAGACTGCTGTTTGATATGGATCTTTTTGCAGAAGTAAGGCATGCTTTGGGTCACTTTCTCCATCCAGTTGCTTTTCTCTTGCAGCCAGATGAGTTAACCAGCTTGCTTGTTGTGATGCTTTATGACCTACAAGACCGAAAGTTTCAAGAACGAAAGATTTTTGATGAAGATGAACTTGTAGCAGAAGTTCAGGAAGTAGGGCAATATTTATACAGGTATATGTGCAAAGAGCTATTTTTTGTTGATATATATTAGCAAAAATGAAGATTTGTATTATCAGTgccttttaaaagtaattattaaACATGTCTTTCATCCTAAaattttgtgggctttttttttttttttttttttgatgagaGCCTAGTTTGGAGGCAAACTttcatatttatgtatttatgaaaaatacagGTAAGAAACCATCCTTATATTGTGGATTATTTTTCAGGCGTCTTATCTTACTTGTCATTgtcaaaactatttttataCAGTTCtagcaaagaaattaaatattcagtAAATATTCATAAATGCAAGTGTAATACATTCAAGAGGTCATGGAATGGAATAACATCTGTCTGTTTAGCAGCACTTTTACTATGAAActttgttaaatatttattattttaaataatttgaacaAAAACCCAGAAtgcataaaataaacattttaatatttattatttcttccaTCAGTCAGTTGATGAACTCAAAAGGCATTTATTAGACAAAATTGTGTAGCTTCTGGATTTAGAATGGCCCCAAAAGTTCATGAATCTCTTAAGTGCAAGGTATTTCTGGAGGGCAGTAAGTAATATACCTGAAGTAGTTCACcagcaatatttatttactttgaaTTATCATGTATCAGGAGTGTGCATGAAGCTTGTGGGAAGAGAacactggaaatattttctctgacattttcatgtaataataataaaagtgaTTCCTGGTTGCCATCATAATTGTATTGTTTCTGTACATGTTTAGAGATCAGCTGTCATGAAATGCTCATTCTGCACATatatgtatttacatttttaaacatgCAAATGAATCTGATGGTTGTATTCCATACATTGCAGTTCCAAAAcatactgagattttttttttagctgtctGGGAAAATGGATGTATTTGAGAGTCACCAGTCCTAATTCCAGTCCCAcctgcttttaaataaaataatcttagCTATTGACTACCACCTTGCATCTACTGTTGTGTGGGGTAGAAAATGTTCTGTAACTCTGTTTCCTGTTGCAGCTTGCAGAATGAGATGTCCCTTTTGGATTTGGTTTCTGAGCAAGATGGTATTGTAACAGAAATATTGCATGCTAATAGCTGatgaaaacatttataaaaCTTATTAAACTTGTGACTATGTTTTTATAGTTATAGAACCAAATTGGCAGCTGCACTAGCACGATGTCGCATCAAACATGATGCTCTTTCAATTGAATACTTTGTACCAGAAACCATATGGAAGCAGGAACAAAGGGCCTCTGCTTTACCTGTCTGTGTTTGgataaacacatttaaaatcaGGTAAGGTCTTTAAAGTATCATCTGATATTGATGTTTTTACACATTAAGTGATATAATTTGCTACATACTTGTTTTAGAATTTCCAGGTTATACTATTACCAGTAATTTAAAGTGCTTACAGGAAATTCTGCTTAGTCTAGTGCTATTGTGttatatttttttgtaatttttatatattgcaGTAGTGGTATTTACACACTGTAAAAAGGTCGTGAAACAGTTCTTCTTACTATTCTGTTGCTTGTGTGGGTCTTTCACCAAATAAATGAGGAAataaagttagaaaaaaaagtaggtgAGTTAACCTGGTgccaaaaagaggagaaaatgcctttaaaagtGGGTATATTAATGTAAACCATAATATTGGCAAAGGGTGTTAAGACACAATACTTAAACCTGCTGTTTTTTCAGTTAGGATAGTATaaacttgaaattaaaatacatttttaaaaatccctatATTCTGGAGGCTActatatttgtatatttatacTTGTTCCCAGTTCTGTACTAACTGATACATGAACCATACCAGATTGTCCTGTTATAGACAGGTAATCCATTTTATAATGTTTTCAAGAATTTTGTTTTACTACTCTTGTCTGGACCAGTGTTCAGTGCTTAGGTTATAGGCTCGTCAggataatgtattttatttcgGTTGTGACTTTGGAACCCTTAAATAAGACTGAAATAAAAGCTGCTGCATTCATCCCATGTTTAATGTACTGTATAAACTTATGGTGCTGTCTGAAACAGCATTTCAACAAACATCTCTTGCTGTATATACCTTTAAATTTTTATGATGTTTGAATTGCTAACCTCAGCAGTTATGCCTTCATTACGTTTACACAAGGATTCTTTCAGTTATCAGCCATTAAAATTATTGGTGAGTTGGGCTAGATTGAAAGCAATTGAAAGAACTAAAACATTCCAGCAGTAAATTTACTACAGTGTCTCTTGAGCACATGGACATTTCTGTTTTGATGCTTTGAATCATCCTCTGGAGACACATATctctttcttaatttattttatcagACTTATTAACTTAATTGTTTCAAACCAGAATTTACGTGCCTAGTGTAGAATAAGTTTCCCTCCTGCATTAGACAATATGGCATTTTAtacctatatatatatgcatatgtatacacacacactaacagaagtaaaaaattCACATAATCAGTGTGAACTATGTTGCTTAAGTAACTCTTGTATATTTAATGGTCAGAGTTGTATGTTAACAGCCTTGAAGATGTTATCAAAGATTTGGAGATGAAGGGACTCACAAAGGTTGAATCTGTGTCAGACTTTGACCATTACACGTTTGCTGTGGACCAACATTGCCACGATGTAttggtttttccttcctctcttagAGAAGAACTGCTTAATTTAGATCTTTTTGCAGATTGCAAACTCTTACTGCAGGTGAGTTGATGTTCAGCCTTGAGTCCGATGATCTACAAATTGAAGTAATTGCTTTGCATTAGAAAGAGGTTGTGTATTGTGTGATGATTCTATTAAACCAGTCAGGCAGCAACAAACTCTAATAAGGTTTTGGACATTTGTAATAATTAGAAGGTTACAAACTGATCCACTTACCTAATTTAGCATACAAATGTCAATGCTTATAATTGATAGCTACAATTAAGTTAGTagaatgttttaaatttaatcttAAAGCTGTTGAACTACATATAAAAAGTGGTCAAAAGAGGCAGTCTCACTTCTGAAAATGTGAGGAAAGTTTCAGTATAACTCCATATGCTTTCCCCCAGTTAGTAGATAGTGATATGATACTGTAATATTTCTTCCTCTTCGAATGCATGTTTATGATGGAATGATCACACTTCTTTGTATTTTGTGCCATGTGGTTCCTAGATCTCCATATCTCCCACTAGTCTTTTTCCTGACTTGTCATCATTAGACTCCCCAGTGAAGTTTGGTGGGAGGTTTCTTTTGCGGAGTGGTGGTTTGCAGTAACCATGCAACAGCACAACCACGAATTATCTGAACTGTCTGATGATTCTTGAGTGCctagcagaaatattttgaccAGCATTTTCACTAGATGCTTGGCATTGTCTGCAAACTTTACCCTCAAAATGTATCGCACAACTTAAAAAGGGATTCAATATTCAATACATTTCAGTatgtagatttttaaaatagaatacGTAGAGAAAAGAACTATACATGAGAGCCCTGTACGTAATAGGAACAAATTCTGAGTATTACTACCTAAAAGTAttcaaaataagtaaataacACCATCAAAACCTCCATCTCTATGGTGGGGTAGGGTGGTGCTTGAATGCTGTGTGTACATAGACAATGATGTGAACTTGAAGGCTTagcacttgtttttttttccctttccatttaTCATCAGTTTGTAAAATTTGGTGCAAGACCTGGTATCTGTGGTCAGTTTCTTCACTCCTTTTTAAGTAATTTGATAAAGTTTTCTCTTAATCACCAGTGGTACAAGAGCATTTACTCTTGTGGAGTGGtccctgtgttttctgcattccAATCTGCCTCTCTGTTGTTCAAATTCAGCAGAATCTTGATCTTTGATCTACAAGGGTAACATTTCTCTTGTAATTTTCACCAAGAGCTATGTGAacagttttgcatttctctgttAAGCTGCCTCAGAGGATGAATTCTGCCTGAATTGTGgcctttttgtcttttctggaACAGGCTGTTGCTAGGAGTTCCTCCTTATGGCGATGATACGTACTTTCTTTTCACCTACAGATATTATGCTTTTTTATGTCTTATTTAGAATTaagttatttaaatttattgaGTGACAGCTTggttttgtaattaatttaattctgtATTTGTAGATAGCCCTGATgagattttttcctcccttctttcccaTTTGCTGTGAAAACAATGAAATACTTTCCTAATTTGGAAAGAAGGTTGGCATTCAAAGAAACCAAAATAGTTGGTCATActttatttttgtgtcattGTTTTGTAGGATAAGTCTCGCAGCCTCGCTGTACACTCCGCACAGGCGCTGTTGAGTGAAGGTGGTGACATTATAGTGGCTCACGTAGGTTCCCATCTGACCATTGCCCATATGTCAGTGCTGACAAATCACAGCATGTCCACAATTTTTGTTTGTGGTGTGAAATCTTCAGCAAGAGAAGAACTGAGGAACAGTTTCAGTCATATGGGATGTGAAAGTAGGTGCTAAAACAGTCGGTATGCAAAAAGTATTGTAATACAAGTGTTTGTGATATCTGTAAATATGGACTAATTCTATCAGAATTCAGAGATCCCCTCTGGAAACTTGGGGATGGCAGTAACAACTTTTTTCTCACAAAGTGGGCTGATAGCTCTTCAGCTACAGTCATATCAATTGCAGTCTAACTATATCATAGATGCAAGCTCCTGAAATGTCGGTGAATTTTTCCATTGAAGTAGCAGTTGGTGTAACTGGTAGCTGGGAACTTTTGGTGTTTGGGCTGTTGCTTTAAGTCTGATTTCCAGTTGTCTGAAAGTGTTAATCCAAAACACATGCACTTGTCCAGTTTACCCGGAGGACACAATCAGGACAGAATGCAGTAAGACTGCAACTCCATTAACTGTCTTTTCAGTGGAAGATGCAGCCCTTCAATCTGTTTGAAATCCATAGGCCGTACATCGGATGATCTGAATCTAGCAGGCTCTAGCTCTGTCGAATTCAGTGTAATACCAGAGTCTCTTCACCTGTATCACCTGTAGGCAGGCTTGCTTGCAGCCTATAACTGTtgagtttttcctgtttttcagataTTCAGTTGTTACATGAAGACTTTACTGAGCTTGAACCAACAGACCGAAGACTTCAAAAGGCAAAAGTTATTTTGCTGCTACCACAATGCTCTGGACTGGGTGTTGGCAATCCAATGGAGTTTATTTTAAGTGAGAACAGAGGTAACTTTTGATGCAATATCTAGCTCATGCTTTCTGGTAGAAATAGATTCAGGTATTGTGGTCTAGACAGTGTAGGTGCTCCAGTAAATGgtgtaattttattaaaaaaaccttcctTATTTTAATTACTATAGAACATATATATTAACTTGCATAATTCTGTGACTGCTTCAGGTTGATAGTATGTAAGTTTGAGGGTTATTCTGGGGAGCAGAGTGtgtataactttttttttaagtaaaaggaTCATAggcaaaaatttatttcaagatACCAACATGTATATAATTTTCCATTTGATTACATTCCTTGACTGTTTGTGTAAGTCCTTTCACTGTACAATTTTCATTAACTAGAAGCAAATAAGAGGCACCATGAATTACAGGTAAAGAAGTAAAGCAAATAAATCAGGCACTCCTTGGTATTCTAATTTGTAAAACCTACCTTCCCACTGCACCAGTAACAACCAGGTCTGCTTCTGCAAACAACTGAATTTTCAGACATTAATACAAGTTGGAAGACTAAATTTACTACTCTCTGCTTTTAGATGCAGGATTGCTACAAGACCTTTTCCAGGGATTTGTGTCTGAGGATAAACTCAGTATTCTTGCTGAGAGGCAGCTTAACGAGTTGATTCATGCACTGAAATGTAAGTGTGCTAGTTCCCCAATTTCTGGGAAGACTTTGCACTATCAATTCCACTGTACTATCACCAGTTTTAATATAGTTAAAAATACACTGATTACTCTATTAATTAACAATAAGCATGTAACCAACCCCCCTGAATAATGATTTCCTCCATGAAGGTTTTTCTGTGTCCTGGTATCCACCAGA
Proteins encoded in this region:
- the NSUN7 gene encoding putative methyltransferase NSUN7, with the translated sequence MPDSESKLVSSHEVVVNRTSDLSEMKIPAEKRSAEKRTVTHVEKNGYPDSIYINAAKIFQGIHTEKSKDRMLVQYGDNSESPMMAFKDEHSRRVSYELAFNALKYQDLLEQILLDSSAYPCYSIPDELTSLLVVMLYDLQDRKFQERKIFDEDELVAEVQEVGQYLYSYRTKLAAALARCRIKHDALSIEYFVPETIWKQEQRASALPVCVWINTFKISLEDVIKDLEMKGLTKVESVSDFDHYTFAVDQHCHDVLVFPSSLREELLNLDLFADCKLLLQDKSRSLAVHSAQALLSEGGDIIVAHVGSHLTIAHMSVLTNHSMSTIFVCGVKSSAREELRNSFSHMGCENIQLLHEDFTELEPTDRRLQKAKVILLLPQCSGLGVGNPMEFILSENRDAGLLQDLFQGFVSEDKLSILAERQLNELIHALKFNKVQAIVYCTCSVYPEENELVVKKALESGVEGDKARRYRLIPSVFSTCSNSEASTEMFFKMEPSEISSGCFLAVLQREKNTSKKVSAKDILASAAAKGLLDGIVEEKPKEEVKKQKVKRRRRKVTASDSKPKAAKLLHRQTGANVKAEVSVSKAASKIQEKHVCVCRKKPASNIQEKHVCHTKAASSIQEKRKKAASNTPQRTVHRKKAVSNTPQKTAH